The genomic segment TTCAGTCTGGAAACTCATGCCCTTCAGCTCTGGGACCTTTCCTTGAATTATTTGATTGATaactttctcctttctgtttccaACTCTCACATCCTGCTGCTATACATTCTAGATTGGtcctttattctctcttttctcttctactttttaCCTTCccctttttgttcttctttctgggcgatttcctctaatctttctcttttttggagcgtcctctcctttttccttcaaGGTGCTTTCCCCACTTGCCTGTTTGGGTCCTTGACTTTCACGTCAGAGGCCTTCCTCAGATATCTGGTCATCAGCGGCTCAGGATTATGAGTGAAGGGTGGTGgctaaaaagttgttttaaagcTAAAGTCCATAGGTGGGATTTATCACCTGGGTCCTGCTTCCTCTTGCAGAGGCCTGGGCTGGAGGGGTCTCAAAGGCTTTTGGGTTTTTGAGCTTCTTTCCCCTAGTTATGGCATAGCTGGAGGGCGTTAGAACCTGCTAGAGGAGGTagggctgggagggaggcagagaggaggtcATTTTGAGGATGACCTAGAACAGTGGGGAGTAAAATTCTGCCTGCTAGCATCCTAGGGCCACGTTCAGAAAGAAGACTGATGAGGTCTCAGAGCTTAGCACCTATGTATTTATTCACTCCCCACTTCTCAACTGTGTCGGACGTCCTCTGTGGAGAAAGCCTCTACTGTACTCTCCCCAGAGAACAACCACCCGTCTTTTACAGGGGCTGGGGATGGGCAGTCGCCCCATGGTGCTGAGCGGGGTGGTGTCTAGGACTCTCACTGCTTTCAACACTTGCCACTGGCCTTCCTTTTAGCCAACCTCTATTCCCAGAGCTTCCAGGAGCTTCCAGTCGCAGAGCCTATAGGGGATTCCGAGATGTAGATCAGGGTGGTGTCACCTTCCCTGCCGTGGGCTTAGGGTTCTGCTTCCTTAGTCATAGATTCTGTAGAGGATTCTGGGATGTAAATCAGGATGGTGTTGCCTTCCCCACTGTGGGCTTCGGGTCCTGCTTCCTCAGTTGCAGAGTCTGTAGGGGCTTCCTGGATGTAGATCAGGGTGGTATCACCTTCCCCACTGTAGGCTTGGTTAGGGTCCTCCTTCCTCAGTCACAGAGCCTGTAGGGGATTCTGGGATGTAGATCAGGGTGGCGTCACCTTCACCACTGTGGGCTTAGGGTCCTGTTTCCTCTTGTCTGCTGGGTCACTTCCCCCTGTCTGTTTCCCGTGGATGTCACTGTGAACCTGCTGCTGTTTCCCTGTCACGATCTCTATGTTTTTGTGGGTCACGCCACTGAGAAACccctttactttcattttagcAGGTGTCAGGAGAGAGTGATGTATGATGCAAGGGATCGTTCACCAGGAATCGCACTTGCCATTCCTATGTGCAGTAAAACATTACAGAACCCCCCCGTCCCCACCTCATCATTGTCCTTGCAGAACTTCCATACACACAGCCGCTGCCCCACAACTTTCCTCTTCCACTGTCCACTCCCAAGCACTCCACATGGCTGGTGTCCTCAGAGCCTGGTACTGTGCTGTCCTTCTTCCGGTCCCCATGCTGGGAGGCCCAACAGCCAGGCATCTCCAGAGCCTCCCTCACCGCCTGAGAGGGCCCTGTGCAGAGACTCCTGGGAGAtgtctctcctcttccctttgaTTTCATCCCCAGAGGGAAGAGACCATGAATAAGAGATGTCTTTGTGGAGAGGCTCTCATGCCTTGTTCTCATCTGTCGCCCCGTAAGAAGTTACTACACGTTTACTGTGCGTTGTGCACTGAGTTTGGTCATGGGAGCTGATGGGGCCTCTTCCCAGGGAATTCTGGGTAAAGAACAGGAGACTCACTAGCCACGGGGCTTCTCAGAGCTCAGATTCTTGACCCAAGTGCCCAAAACTGGGTCCCAGATGGTCTCACCCAGGCTAACGGTAGGCACAGTCCCTCCAAGAGAGGCCAGTGGGAGACGCCTTGGTCATGCCAGTCAGCATCTGCTTCCTACCTCCTAGGAGCTGAGTGGCTTCTTGGACGGCCATGCAAGTCTTGGCACAACTCCCCCCGCCACAAGGATCCAGGAAGGACCTCACCAGTGCTGCCTGCGGCCAGGCCAGGACCAGACCCTCGGAGCACCCACATGTAGACTCTCCCCCAGCACTCCACCTGGCTGGACCCCCAGCCCCCAGACAGGCTTGGTTCTCTGGCCCAATGAAAACTTTGCCATTAAAAATGAcagtcttggctgggtgcagtggcccatgcctgcgatcccagtactttgggaggccaaagtgggaggaatgcttgagcccaggagttcaagaccagcttcgtcttgatctcactgtgttgcatagtgagatcctttctctacaaacaataaaattagccaggtaaggtGGTATGTGCcagtagcctcagctactcagaaggctgaggtgggaggatggcttgagcctgggaggttgaggctgcagtgagccatggtggcaccactgcactccagcctgggtgacagagtgagattctgtctaaaagaaaaaagaaaagaaaagacagtccTGCTTCCTTTTGCAGAGACCTGGACTGGAGGGGTCTCAAAGGCTTTTGGGTTTTTGAGCCTCTTTCCCCTGGATATGGCACAGCTGGAGGGTGTTAGGACCTACCTGTCCACCTGAGAGGAGGTCgggctgggagggaggcaggatgtGGACTCCAGGGAGCTTCCTGGTGCATTTTTTGATCAATTTTGTCAGAGCCGCGTCATGGCCACCACCTCAGCACACTTCCCAAGGGTAAGCACGCCTtcatagatggagaaactgaggcttatggGCAGGATGCAACCTACACATGTAACAGGGCCAGTCAGAGGCTGAGCCAAGGTTTCAACCCAGGTTTCCCTCCCCAGCATAGGCTGTTCCACACTCAGTGTTCTGATTTTCTACTGTGTCCAGAGGAAACTCTATGTCTGAGGTTTGGTCCGTGAATGAGGAGTTGCCTGACCTCCAGACTCCCACAAGCTCAGAGCAGCCCTTGGGGCATGCCATGCGCAGCCAGAGGGCAGAGGATCGAGCAGGAGCGAGGAGCCACAGGGGAGTCTTTGATTATCCTCAACCCAGGCAGGGACAGCTGGACTGGTGATAATCCTCCTCCTGTATTTAGGCCACTGCCCTGAGCCCCTCTCACTCTCATTCTTCCTGGTTTGTTGATGAAAACAGCAGATCAGATGAGTATGGCAATTCCACTCTCCAGCCCCATGTGTTCTCTGCCCTAGTCACTGCTTTATGGTTTACCCTCTGCCTAGTTTGATCCTCACAGCAACTCTGTAAAATGCAGTGGtatctccccattttacagatgaggaaactgatgctctGAGAAGCTAAAATCCCTCCCCAAGGCCACACAATTGCCCAGAGACTGTCCTGCCAACCCGCCTTCATCCAGCTCCAGGAGCGGCCACAGGAAGGAAGGGCATTTGCATTTCTGCTCTTGCCAACTTCTCTCTCCTCATCGCGCCCTCAATTTAGCCAACCCTCCCTGAGCTACAGGCTCCTGTCACACAGAGGGCTGGTTGAATGTTCATTCCCTCCCAGCTTCCCCAACTGTTCCTGCGCTGAATCCCACCTCCTACACACCCAGGACACAATcgtgcccacacacacacacacacacacacacacacacacacacacacacactctgtgcCCTTGCTGTGGGTAAGTTCTTGGCAAACCACTTCCCTGGTCTCGgattcttcacctgtaaaatgggtagaGTGGTGGGTGATGCTGGGAGTGACCATGCGTGCACTAAGGCTCCTGGCCCCTCACAGGCTGTGTTGGCCTGAGCTGTCCCTGCTCCCCCAACCTCTCAGTCCTTCAGAGGCAATCCTTTGAGCCTCTGTCCCTGTTATAAAGAGACTCTGCCCTTCCCCCAAGACATCCGTTTGCTCTTCTCCATCCCTCTTCATCTTCTGGGAAAGATAGAAGTCAAGGTCACCATGAAGGTGAcatgtgtgtatgcctgtgtgggtacacatgtgtgcacatgtctatgtatgtatatgtgtgtggcagggggaggaaggaggagcaagGAGGATGGGAAGGAGCTGGTGGCCTGGGTGGCTGATGGCTGAGAGGGAATTCATTTTCTCATATACATCTGGGAAGCCCTGCGGGGTGTGTGTCCTGGGTGTTGGGGTGGCCTGGGCTTGGGTCCAGCTCCTGATAGCAGGGCCCCTTCAGCTCCGAGCACCCAGTTTCTCAGGCTCCTGTGGCAGGCCTGGGAGTTGTCTGATTCCTGAGTCCCCAAGCCAGGCCCCACCCTTAGTGCCCAGACTCCCCATTGGGACAAATCTTCCgttgagaaaggagagagagaacaaagagcCCAGCCCGGCCTCCCAGACTCCCACCCTGAGGCTCCACCTCACAGGGCCTGAGGTCATGGAGGCTTTCATCCCATTGGAGAGGGGCACACTGGCTCTGCACGCACCCTCCACGCTGGCGACCTCCTCTCTTTGCTCACCCAGGGCTGCAGGCATGGCCCCTGTGCTGCATCCAGCTGACCTCAAGCCAGCTGGTTGCTCCCTTGACCAACCCCGGCCCCCAGGCAGTCCTGAGATCTGGCCTGTGCCCAGCTCAGTGTGGGATTCACACGTGCCTCATCTCACTTCCTCCTCAAGGTAACTGCCTGAGGAGGCAGTTGCTCGCCTCATTTACAGCTGGGCAGCAGAGGCCCACAGGGGTTAAGCAGCCCAGCCACCACCGTCACAGGGCTGATGGAAATCGGCAGCCTTGCTCTCCAGCGCtcacccccaccaccccccagCACTGGTGGGAGGGTCCTGACGCCTGCTGCCAGTCGGAGCTGGGAGGGCAACTTGGCAGCTGGCTCATACCCTGCATTTTCAAGCATCATTAGATCTTTTTCTGACAACTTCATCAGTTAGCAGGGCTCAGAATTGGCAAAAATCCTTATTTAGACATTCAGCCAAAGAATTAAGAAGTGGTTTGTTTCAGAAAAAGCTCAGTGATGTAGGAGGCAGTCTCTGTTCTGGGTCGAGCAGGCAGCAGTGGAGGGACAGGCTCTGGGCCTCGCCGCTGCCACCCTGAGGTCTCCGGCTCCGAACCACCCTTCTCAGGGCCTCAGTGTCTTTATCTGCCAAATGGGTGTGGTAGCACCTCCCGCAGGTGAGGAAGGTAGCAAGGAAAGcctgggaaggtggggaagaGCTGGGGCTCTAGCTTTAGCTTTCCCATCTGCTGGCTGTGTGGCTGGGGGCCAGTTCCTTCCTCTTCCTGGGCCTCAACTTTCTACCTGGACCAAGGGGCGAGGCATGGACGACCTGAGACTCTCATCTCACCGGGTGAAGGGAGCCTGCGGGGATGGAAGCCCCTCCCCCAGGATGCCCTGGGAGCCTGCAGCCGATGTGTGATACCTCTTGCAGGGGACGATGGATGGGTAGGACTCCCCACTGCTCACCTGGGTGCACTTTGCTCCACCCCTCTTTCATGCTGTCTTGCGGGGATGAAGAGGAATTCTGCTTTCATTTGTCCAGAGCTTGGCAGTTCCCCTGGCTCCTCACATGCCACATCCTACTGGGAAGCAGCATCCAGCTTCTTACTGTCTCCAGTTCATGGAGGAAAAAATTGGGCAGAGGGGACCTGAGCGACCTGCCTGAGTCACCCAGCTTGTCCTGTACGAGGCCAGGCCCCGGAACTCAAGCCAGGACTGGCGACTGCAGGGCCAACTCTCCTTGCTTCTCACCACACTTCTCACTTCCTGGGAAGATTTTCTCATCCAGCCAAACCCACCCAGGCCTCTAGTTGGTTCTGCCAATGATTTGTGACTTCTCTCAAAGCTTCCGAGAGCAGGGCTCATGGTCCTTGCCATGCAGCGCTGGAGAGGCCATTCAGCAAATGGAGGGCCTGCAGGCCTCTGGCCAAGCCGCTCCACCTCCCGGAGCCTCCGCTTCCTCACCTTGAACTTGGGCATGGCAAGTTCCCTTTGCAGGGCTGTGTAAAGATTCTGCAGCTCAGCCCTTCCCTAAGGACCCTCATGTGCTTCTCCCTGCGAGGGGTGCGTGCGAGTCAAGATGGGAATAATCAGCCCCACTTGACAGATGAGTAAATGGAGGCTTCGCCGATGGTGGAGTTACCCGAGGTGGCAGGACCAGCCAGTGACCAGCCGGAACTGGGCGCCCTGTGGTGCACGAACTCtgccaggctctgcctcctgggaaaaTTGTTCATGTGTCTGAGGTGAGAAGTGAGTCCAGGCTTCTTTCCAGAGGCGGAGCCTCCTCCCTCTAGTGCAAATGACACGCTGATGGGATCATTTAAAAGGGATTACTCGTGCCTGAATTCCCCAGTGGCACCAAGGGACAGGCAGATGAGGGCCTGGGGAAGGGGCCGGCGGGCTTGGTGCCATGCTCGTCCAGTCCCTCGGCCACAGTCCTGCACTCCCAGAGCACAAGATAAACAAACTCCATTTCAGCTTTTCAAGAGTCCTGGTCCCAAGGGCCCTGCTCTGCCTGCTGGCTTAGGGCTTTATTCCATCATGTCTTTTCTGATAACTTCATTTGTGCCCCAGAGACCTCAGacttgtttaaaaatagaaaaataaacaatattgttCCTGAAGTGCCCCCTCCCCACTTTGGGCCTCCTAACGAGGTGCTGGCCGAGCTGGCTGGGGCTGTGTTCCCAGGGTTTTTGACCCTCTGCAGGCCCCGGGCCTGCTGCTGCCTCCACAGGGAGGAGACGCCCTGCAGCTTTGGAGGGCTTCCCGGCAGCCTGGATGGCTAGTTAGGGGAGGCGGTCAACCACCTGCCTGCCGCTGTTGGCGGCCTCTGCTCCTCACAGCTCGGGCAGCTGGGATGCGGAGATATATTCACCTGCAGAAGGGCAGGACAGGGCCCGCACAGGCCCAACCACAGAGAGACCTGGTGGGGACATTTCCCCTCCTCTAAGCTCTGGCCCCAGCCCCTCACAAGACCACAGGCcccttctgtgtgccaggcaccagatTTGACTCCTGGATGCAACCTCCAGAGTCTCCTAGGCTCTTCAGGCTTGTCATCAAAAGTCCTGGAGTTGAATTGCACTTTGTGTATAACCTCAGCTTTCCCCATCTGAAAAATAGATCCAATGATGGCAGCGCTGCCTACTTCAGAGGGTTTTTATAAAGACTGGATGAGTGAATGGGGGTGAAATGCTAAAATTCTCCAGGAAAGTGAGGGGGATTTCAGGCAGCATTCCTAGAAACGGCACGAGGAGGGAGGGCGTGGCTGTGCCCTCTGAGTGGCAGGATGACCTGGGGAGTCTTTATGTGTAAACTCCAGCCTCACACCAGGGGCTTAGAGGGAAGGGGCAGGTCTCTCCAAGACACACCACTGGGAAGGTGGCTGAGAAACTGGGgagttcttggctgggtgtggtggctcacgcctgtaatcccaggattttgggaggctgaggtggatgaatcacaaggtcaggagttcaagaccagactggccaacgtggtgaaaccccatctctacttaaagtacaaaaaattagctgggcatagtggcaggcacctgtaagccagcaacttgggaagctgaggcaggagaatcacttgaacctgggaaggggaggttgcagtgagccgagatcccgccactggcaatggagcgagagactcctctgtctcaaaaaaaaaaggaaagaaagaaagaaactggggtGTTCCGCCTGCAGAAATACTTGAGAAGATGCACATTCCTTACATACTTGCTGGTGGGTAGAGAGGAGGAATTAGATTTGGCCCTGGAGGTACTACTAAGGTGGGTGGGAGAAGTGAACCTGGGGTCCTTTTTATTGGCCCTAGAGAGAAAATACCCTAACAAAGAGATGAGGCACTTTTAAGAGAAAGCCAACTCCCTGCCGCTGGAGGCCTCCAGGGGTGAGATGGGGGATGGGGCTCTGGTGGGAACAACCCACTCTCCCAAAAAGCGGaagcagagaggaggaagagagaggatgaATGTCCTTGCATCTGCTGAAAGACCCACCCAGCATCTAGGGGAAGGCAGGCAAAGGG from the Callithrix jacchus isolate 240 chromosome 14, calJac240_pri, whole genome shotgun sequence genome contains:
- the CIB4 gene encoding calcium and integrin-binding family member 4 isoform X3, with translation MGQCLRYQMHWEDLEEYQALTFLTRNEILCIHDTFLKLCPPGKHYKEATLTMDQVSSLPALRELSGFLDGHASLGTTPPATRIQEGPHQCCLRPGQDQTLGAPTCRLSPSTPPGWTPSPQTGLVLWPNENFAIKNDSLGWVQWPMPAIPVLWEAKVGGMLEPRSSRPASS